A part of Artemia franciscana unplaced genomic scaffold, ASM3288406v1 Scaffold_757, whole genome shotgun sequence genomic DNA contains:
- the LOC136043609 gene encoding uncharacterized protein LOC136043609 yields MPGSSTIEQIHMVRQINEKTVELNKKSYIALIDIRSAFDTIDRPSLWIILKAAGLPAKIASLFKELYSNKESTILFDGKLSSSFLIQNGVWQGCTTAPELCSCVIEHILNETQHAHSFSNSYAVKTLSDIAFVDDVGQYRPT; encoded by the coding sequence ATGCCAGGGAGTTCGACAATTGAGCAGATTCACATGGTTAGACAGATCAATGAGAAGACagtggaattaaataaaaaatcctaCATAGCTTTAATTGACATTCGTTCTGCCTTTGACACTATTGACAGACCGTCCCTTTGGATAATCCTGAAAGCTGCGGGTCTACCCGCAAAGATAGCCAGCCTATTCAAAGAACTTTACAGCAACAAAGAAAGTACTATCCTGTTTGACGGGAAGCTTTCTTCTTCCTTCCTCATACAAAATGGAGTATGGCAAGGATGCACTACTGCACCTGAGCTATGTAGCTGCGTCATTGAACACATCCTGAACGAGACTCAACATGCCCACTCTTTCAGCAACAGTTATGCTGTGAAGACTCTGTCTGATATTGCCTTTGTAGATGATGTAGGACAATATCGACCAACTTAA